From Xanthomonas sp. 10-10:
GCCGCGTCGGCAGCTCACCCGCCGCCTGTTGGCCGCCACCATGATCGCCACCGGCCTGGGCGCGGCCTCCAGCGCCAGCGCGGCATGCACGGCCGGCAGCTGGGTCGCGCGCGTCAATGAAGTCGGCATGCCGCCGGTGCGCTACGAAACGGCGCACTTCGCCTTCCGCTGGAATGGCAACGGCGTCTCCGATGCGGACGTGCGCGCCGCCGGCGAGCACCTGGAAATGGTCTGGGACACCTTCATCAATCGCCTGCAGTTTCCCGAGCCGTTCTGCAACGTGGCCACCAAGTACAAGGCCAACCTGCATCTGGACCCGAGCTTCGGCCTGAGTGGCGGTGCCACCGGCAGCGGCGGCATGGGCATGTGGATGGCGCCGGGCGGCCTGCGCGACCATTGGGGTCTGGCGCACGAACTCACCCATGCACTGCAGTACCAGGCCGGCGGTTTGCAGGAGTCCGAGTACACCGGCTGGATCTGGGAATCGCACGCCAACTGGATGACCCATCAGCTGCCGGAATTCCACAGCAGCGACGTGCATTGCTCCAGCATGCTGGTGAATTACCCGCATGTGTATCTGGGCTCCACGCGCGACCGTTATTGCAACTGGCAGTTCATGGAGTATCTGAAGAACCGCTACGGCTACGCCATCATCAACGACATGTGGAGCAAGGCGCCGCGCATCGATAACCCGGCGCGGCGCAGCGCCGATCCGTTCTCGGTGATCAAGGCCAACATGGGCTGGACGCAGTCGCAGATGAACGATGTATTCGGCGACTGGGCGATGCGTAACGTCAACTGGGATTACACCAATCCCGACGGCAGCGACCAGGGCGTGCTGTATCGGGCGCGCTACGGCAGCAATCTGTCGTTCGACCCGCAGCGCACCCAGGACTGGGACAACCGCGACCGCGCCTTGCGCATGACCGTGCTCGACCCGGTGGCCGGCCAGGCCAACCGCTATCGCGTGCCGTTCGAATGGGCGCCGCAGCGCTGGGGCTACAACCTGGTGCAGCTGATCCCCGCCAGCGGCGCCACCACGATGCAGGTCGCCTTCGAGGGACAGGTGCAGAGCGCACCTGCGGTCACCAGCCTGCCCGGCCTGCTCAACGACCCACCCAGCATTCCCAACCCGGACTCGGACTGGCGCTGGGGCGTGGTGGCCATCGACAGTACCGGCAAGGCACGTTACAGCACGCTGCAGCGCGGCGCCAAGGCCAACGTCAGCGTGCCGCTGAAGAGCGGCGACCGCGCGGTGTATCTGATGGTGATGGGCGCCCCCAGCACCATGCAGCAGATCAAGTGGGACCAGTCCTACTACGCGATCTACCGCTACCCGTGGAGCGTGACGTTGACCAATGCCGCGCCGGCCGGCAGTCAGCCCAACGCGCCCACGCCCACCCCGGTGGGGCGTCGCCACGCCAACGGCGGCGGCTGGGTCGCCAACACTGCCAACGTCGCCTCCACCGCTTACGTGGGGCCACGCGCACGTGTGCTGGCCGGCAATGTGCTGGGCAATGCGCGCATCGATGGCCGCGCCACGGTGATGGGCGGCACGGTGCAGGGCAACGCGGTGCTCGGCGGGCTCACCGTGTGGCATCCAGGCGCCACCATCGGCGCCAATGCGCAGGCGCATACGGTGTTCATGGGGCCGGGCGCGTTCGGTGCCATCAACGTCGGCGGCACCGCCCAGTTGCGTGGCGATGTCGAAGAACAAGGCGCCTCGCCTGTGCAGGGGGTGTTCTACGGATTTATCGATCCGGCCACGATGACCAACCCGGAGTTCGGTGCAGACCTGCGCCAGGCGGTGCCGGAAATCACCGCGCGACCGGCCGGCTGGTGATCTGGCGCAGCTGCACACAGCAACTGCGCATCAGTCCGACAAGACACGACAGACAGGCCAGGGACAGCCATCGGTGGACGCGCGCAACGCGTACGCCGATTGCGCGCGTCACTGGCAAGTGCGGGTCGCCTGGCCCGGTACGTCGGCTATGACTTGCTTGTTCCAGTCACCTCACCGCATCACCGCTGCCGCCCGTTCGAATCGGCGCGCGGTCCTTCGCGATGGGTGGGGTTGCCTGCGATCGCCTGCAGGCGTGCATCTGCTGCAGCGCCAAGGCCGCATGCGCACCAGCGATGCAGGTTGGCGCTGCCATGCATCACTGCACGTTCGACGCAGGCTCAATCCTCGAGTTCGGCCAACCGCGCGCGCACGCTGTCCACATCGACGTGCTCGCGCAGATGCAGCCACTGCCGCGCCCACACCGAGCGCAGCACGATCCAGGCGCCGAATACGCCCAGGCAGGTCGAGCCCAGCGCCAGCGTCAACGGATGCAACGGCGAGCCGCTGCCGGTCTGGAACAAATACATGAAGGCCCCGGAAAACAGCAGCCATACGCCAAACACCGGCCAGTTGCTGGCCAGCAGGCTGGCATGGGGCCGCTCGATCTCGCGCAGCAAACGGCGCAGTGCCTTGCGTTCGTCTTCGTCGCTGGACCTCATCGGCTGCCGCTCCCTAGTGAATGTCTGCGTTGAATCCCGGCTGCAGCGCGCTGCGATACACCGTTGCCGTTGCGCACGGGTTACGCCTGTTGCACGATGGACCACAGTTGCATCGCGTCATCCGCGCTGCACGCACCATCACACGCCAGGCGATGCGGTGGCCACTTGCCAGTGCCCGCCCTGCACCGCTTGCCGGCAGCCGCCGCCGCCGCCGTGTGACGTCATCGTTTGGCGGCCAAGTCTGCAATGCCATTGACCTGCACAAGCACGCAACGGGCGCTACGCATCGCCCGCTGCCTCACGGCCACCGCCATCACACCACGCGGCAGAACACCGCCTTGAGATAGCGCGATTCCTGCACATGCGCCATGAACGGGTGATCCGGACCGGCACCGGCCACCTTCAGGATCTGGATGGTGCGCCCGGAGAAATACGAGGCGCGCCGCAGCATGTCCAGGAACTCCTGCTCGGCCACCAGCCCGGTGCACGAGAAGGTGGCGAACAGGCCGCCGGGCTTGACCACGCCCAGCGCCAGCTTGTTCATGTCCAGATACTTCTTCAGCGCCGGGATCACCTGCTCGCGGTCGCGGGTCATCTTGGCCGGGTCCAGGATCACCACATCGAACTGCTCGCCGCGATTGGACGCATCGCGCAGCCACGGGAAGATGTCGGCCTGCACGAACTTCGGCCGCACGTTGTTGAGCTTGGCGTTGCCCTTGGCGATGGCGATCACGTCCTCGTCGATGTCCACGCCCAGCACCTCGGACGCACCGCGCGCGGCCGCATACACCGCAAAGCCGCCGGTGTTGCAGCACAGGTCCAGCACGCTCTTGCCTTCGACCTGCTCGCTCAGCCACTGGCGGTTCTCGCGCTGGTCGGCGAAGAAGCCGGTCTTGTGCGCACCGGCCGGGTCGGCACGGAACCTGATGCCGTACTCGGTGATCACCGACGCTTCGGTGGTGGTGTTGCCGTGGAAATCGAAGCTTTCCTGCTTCTGCACGTGTTCATCGGCAAAGCTGTGGAAGCGGCAGCCCGGGAACTGCGCGCGCAGCGCCTCGTAGATCCATTCGCGGTGGCGGAACATGCCGGCGGCGAAGAACTCCACCACCACCAGATCGCCGTAGCGGTCCACCACCAGGCCGGACAGGCCGTCGCCTTCGCTGTGCACCACGCGCCAGGCATCGGACACCGCGTCGAGCTTGAGCCAGTCGCGGCGCAGGCTCACTGCCGCGGCGATCTTGCGCGAGAACCAGCCCGCATCCACCGGCACCGACTGGTCGGTCTCCAGGATGCGCACGGCGATGCGCGAGTGGCCGTTGTAGAAGCCGCGGCCAACCCACTCCCCATCCACGCCGACCACATCGACGATGGTGCCGGGTTTGGGCTTGGCGGCGGGCTTTTCCACCAGCTTCTGGAAGATCCACGGGTGGCTGGAGCGCCACGCATTCTTGAGTCGGACGACGGGGACAGGAGTATTCATTCACCTATTGTATCCGGCTGGATTGACGTGCCCGGCCCCTGCCCGCAGAATCGGCGCCAGAAGGGGAGTAGCTCCCAACGTTGTCGCCGTCATGACGAGTCCTGCCAGCCAGGCTCCGGTGCAACGGCAACCGGCCAGGCCGGTTGCGAGCGAGACCTTCGCCGCGCAGGCGAAGGTCCGTCACCCGGAATCCACGATTTCCGTGTCACAAGGCCTCAGCCCACCGGCTGTCCAGGTCGTTTCACTTTTCGGGATTCTTTATGCAAACCATTGGCAATGTCTGGTTATGGGGCGGTTTCGGGGTCGTGGTGATCGCCGCGCTGCTGATCGATCTGGTGCTGATGCGCCATGGCGGCGCCCACAAGGTGACCTTCAAGGAGGCCACTTGGTGGAGCATCGGTTGGGTGCTGCTGGCGCTGGCCTTCAACGCCGGGCTGTGGTGGTACCTGCAGGGCACGCTGGGCGATGCGCAGGCCGACCAGATCGGGCTGCAGTTCCTCACCGGCTACCTGGTCGAAAAATCGCTGGCGGTCGACAACATCTTCGTGTTCCTGATGGTCATGACCTACTTCGGCGTGCCGGAGGAACAGCGCCAGCGCGTGCTGATCATTGGCGTACTGGGCGCGATTGTCCTGCGCGCGATCATGATCTTCGCCGGCTCGATGCTGCTGGCCAAGTTCCATTGGCTGCTGTACGTGTTCGGCGCGTTCCTGCTGCTGACCGGCATCAAGATGTGGTTTTCCGCCGGCAAGGAGCCGGATCTGGAAACCAACCCCGTGTTGCGCTGGATGCGCAGCCATCTGCGCCTGAGCCCGCAGTATCACGGCAACCTGCTCAGTGTGATGAAAGACGGCAAACGCTGGTTCACCCCGCTGTTTGTGGTGTTGATCCTGATCGCGGTGATCGATGTGATCTTCGCGGTGGACAGCATCCCGGCGATCTTCGCGATCACCACCGACCCGTTCATCGTGCTGACTTCCAACGTGTTCGCCGTGCTGGGCCTGCGCGCGATGTTCTTCCTGCTGGCCGGCATGGCCGACCGCTTCCACCTGCTGCCGTATGGTCTGGCGGTGATCCTGGTGTTCATTGGCACCAAGATGATGATCATCAATTTCTACAAGATCCCGGTGCTGGTGTCGCTGGCGGTGGTGGTCACGATCCTGGTTGCCACCATCGTGCTGAGCCTGCTGCGCCCGCCCAAGCCGGCCGGGCACTGAGGGGCTGGGATTCGGGAATCGGGAATCGGGAACGGTAGTTCCATGTGCATTGCTGGCAACTGCGCACACCGACTCTCTCGACTGGTCCCTGCCTGCCACCGTCGCGGGACCTTACGCGGCATGGATGCCGTGTAAGAGCCTACAGGGACGTACTTGCGGCGTGTCCCGCGACGGTGGGCGGGCAAGGGCCCTGCAGCCAAGCCGCAGATCGTCCGCCCTACGACCGACGCATCCCCGCCGTTCAATCACCTCTCAAGGCCGCCAGGATTCAGGCTCCAGGTCGCTGGGG
This genomic window contains:
- a CDS encoding Svx/AvrXca family virulence/avirulence protein, which gives rise to MSTASSPLPRRQLTRRLLAATMIATGLGAASSASAACTAGSWVARVNEVGMPPVRYETAHFAFRWNGNGVSDADVRAAGEHLEMVWDTFINRLQFPEPFCNVATKYKANLHLDPSFGLSGGATGSGGMGMWMAPGGLRDHWGLAHELTHALQYQAGGLQESEYTGWIWESHANWMTHQLPEFHSSDVHCSSMLVNYPHVYLGSTRDRYCNWQFMEYLKNRYGYAIINDMWSKAPRIDNPARRSADPFSVIKANMGWTQSQMNDVFGDWAMRNVNWDYTNPDGSDQGVLYRARYGSNLSFDPQRTQDWDNRDRALRMTVLDPVAGQANRYRVPFEWAPQRWGYNLVQLIPASGATTMQVAFEGQVQSAPAVTSLPGLLNDPPSIPNPDSDWRWGVVAIDSTGKARYSTLQRGAKANVSVPLKSGDRAVYLMVMGAPSTMQQIKWDQSYYAIYRYPWSVTLTNAAPAGSQPNAPTPTPVGRRHANGGGWVANTANVASTAYVGPRARVLAGNVLGNARIDGRATVMGGTVQGNAVLGGLTVWHPGATIGANAQAHTVFMGPGAFGAINVGGTAQLRGDVEEQGASPVQGVFYGFIDPATMTNPEFGADLRQAVPEITARPAGW
- a CDS encoding class I SAM-dependent rRNA methyltransferase, with the protein product MNTPVPVVRLKNAWRSSHPWIFQKLVEKPAAKPKPGTIVDVVGVDGEWVGRGFYNGHSRIAVRILETDQSVPVDAGWFSRKIAAAVSLRRDWLKLDAVSDAWRVVHSEGDGLSGLVVDRYGDLVVVEFFAAGMFRHREWIYEALRAQFPGCRFHSFADEHVQKQESFDFHGNTTTEASVITEYGIRFRADPAGAHKTGFFADQRENRQWLSEQVEGKSVLDLCCNTGGFAVYAAARGASEVLGVDIDEDVIAIAKGNAKLNNVRPKFVQADIFPWLRDASNRGEQFDVVILDPAKMTRDREQVIPALKKYLDMNKLALGVVKPGGLFATFSCTGLVAEQEFLDMLRRASYFSGRTIQILKVAGAGPDHPFMAHVQESRYLKAVFCRVV
- a CDS encoding TerC family protein yields the protein MQTIGNVWLWGGFGVVVIAALLIDLVLMRHGGAHKVTFKEATWWSIGWVLLALAFNAGLWWYLQGTLGDAQADQIGLQFLTGYLVEKSLAVDNIFVFLMVMTYFGVPEEQRQRVLIIGVLGAIVLRAIMIFAGSMLLAKFHWLLYVFGAFLLLTGIKMWFSAGKEPDLETNPVLRWMRSHLRLSPQYHGNLLSVMKDGKRWFTPLFVVLILIAVIDVIFAVDSIPAIFAITTDPFIVLTSNVFAVLGLRAMFFLLAGMADRFHLLPYGLAVILVFIGTKMMIINFYKIPVLVSLAVVVTILVATIVLSLLRPPKPAGH